The sequence GTGGGTTTCTAGCGTGGCGACTGAAGTCCGTTCAGAGAGCAACGCGACTTCCTGTGAGGTCCAAGGATTCCAGAATAGAAGAGAATGGAGGCCCCATGCTAAGGAGAGAGATAGGCCACTGTGATGATCATCCAGATGAGCAGAGATATCAAGAACTCATATCTGTGATGAATCATACAAACAACAGAGAAGTCATCATGAAGAAGATGAGAGACACACTGGAATATAGACAGCGCCTTGTCCACGATCCTGAGAGATCCTCCACTGTCCTTTCAGTATTCCCGCGCCTGCTGGACACTAAAGGATTGGTAATATTTTATTACTCCTACTTTTGCTTATTATGAATGTTATTTTGATAGATGTTTTAAGCAACCTTCAGTTAAATGGAGATGATCTAAATCTGTGAAATTGGCATTAGTAGTACATTGAAAACCTGATGGTGGTTCTTGCGTTTGTGCTGTATATGTGTTTTAGATTCTCCAAGACTTCAGTCTCCTCTTTGGGTCAGAAACTCCATCCAAACTACTGGAAAAGTGGCCAACCTCCTTCCAAAGCAAAGGTCATCCAACAGGCAGAAATGCCTGACTTCCACACCCTTGCTGAAGCGCTTGTTTTGTCTGCCAAGAACCAAAGGGCTGATGAACCATCACTGGAATCACCAGGTATGGTTTTTAGGGAACTGCAATGTCATATCATGTCATATTGCCTATTGTAAATGTCTATGTGAGGGCTGGAGGGAGTGTATGACCACACAGTTGGAGAATGCCAGGGTAAGTGGGTTTGGAAAGTATTCAGGCCACTTCACTTTTTCCATACTTTATTGTGTTGTGAGACTTATGTCTTGTATTTTGCTTGTACATGCACTATGAACTGTTGGACATTATACAgattggtaaaaaaaaaaaaaaaaaagaagttgatCATTGTTCTCTTTTCTTACAGAGTGGGACAGTGATATGGCATCCATCCTCCTCCCTTCTGCACTCCGGTCACCCCAGCCTGCGGGAAGGAAGAAAACCCAGAAGATCAGTGTAGCTCAGGCCATTGACCATCTGGTCGTATTTCACAAGGTATGTGGCAGGTTTAAGAATGTTAGATCTAGCCACCAGAACTACTACAGAGAGCTGTCACTATGATAAAGTAGGACTAGGCTAGTGCAAATATAAACTAttcctaaaaacacacacatgcgcatAGTTAGCCATGTAAAATTAAAATGCTTTGCTTGCCTTGTCCTTCAGTCCTGTAGGGAGTCCGGATGAGCACCTTCACGAAACCATATGGACACGAGCCAAGCCATATCTTCTTGCTCTCAGGGACCACAGCAAGGAGGCTGTCGGCAACTTCTTCATTCTGATTGACAAGAAGCTCATCCCCTGTGAAGGCTACCACTTCTTAGCAGGCAATTGATGAAAACTTTTAAGCTTCACTTTGTCTTAGGCACTAGCTATGATGCAGCACTCAAAAGCATGTACACATTTCTGCAAACAACTGTCTATAACATAGACGTTGACACCACCAGTGAGAGCCCCAAGGTCAAGGAACTGAGAACTAAGTTTGTGTGTAATGTATAAGTGTTACATATGCAGATTATTGCTTGATACGCCTGGATCCTTAACTCGGCACCTTAAGCTTGTTCATGGCTTGTATCcaggaaaacattttaatttgatATGCGCTCAGGATGGCTGCTCATTGCAGTTCAAACGTTTTTTAGGTTTTAAAAAACACTTGAGGAAATACCATGATAAGGATGGGGTCGTTTCAAGCAATAATCCTTCATCACCAGTCCAACAAGCTGTTATTCTCAGGGAAGACATTTTACATGTTGGTGATTCTGACATGGATCAAGATTTGCCGAATCAGCAGGCCAGTGGGTCTGGATCTTCTATCTCTAAAGATCAGTCGAAAGAAATGTGTGCATCTATTATAGCCAAATTACAGGGCAGTGGTGTTGCCAATAGTGTTATATTGTCCGTTGTTGAAAGCATGGAAGAGTATGTTGATGAAGTTCACACAAATCTGAAGGAACAAGTGTTGAGTGTAGTGCCTCCTGATAATGCCTGTCGCATCGCAGTTGAGGAAGTTTTCAAAAATGTACATAATTCTTTCACTGACTTTAACACAGACAGTAAATGGAGGAAATATTTCAGTGACAAATGGGGGGTTGTCGAACCAGTCGAAGTGCACTTGGGTGTTCGATTCGATTCAAAGAGAAACAAAATCTCTGGAATATATGAACAGGTACCAGTCAACGACACTTTCATTTATGTAACCATCTTGAAGACCTTGGAGTTTATTTTCAAGAATGAGGAAGTATGTCAACACATTCATGACACCAGACACAGTGACATGTATCAGGACTTTTCTGATGGACAGTATTATAAAAATCATCCTTTGTATTCCAAGTACAGTAATGCACTTCAAATTTAAGTTTATTACGACGATTTTGAAACGGCAAACCCATTAGGGTCTAAACAAGGCATTCATAAACTTGGATGTTTATATTTCACTCTTCGTAACTTGCCACCACGCCTGAATTCTTCTCTAATGAATATCCACCTCATTTCATTGTTTCACTCTCAGGACGGGAAAAAGTATGGCATTGACAGAATACTTAGTCCATTGGTTGAGGACATAAAAGTACTGGAACAGGGAATGAAAGTGTTGTTTGCTGAGCAACCAATCGATGGTAccattgcacagattacaggtgacAATCTAGGCTTAAATGGCCTTCTTGGATATGTGGAATCTTTCAGTGCAAACCATTATTGTATTATGTGTCTCACTGACAAAACATCAGCTCAGAAGACTGTGTTCACTCAGGATGACCCGCGGGTGATTTTGCGCACAAAACTGTTAAATGAGGAACATTACAGTCATCTCATTCAGAACCCAGGTGAAGGCCATTGTTATGGTATCAAACGTAACAGCATACTCAATACCTTGACATACTTCAACATATGTGATAACTTTGTGTTTGACATAATGCATGACATCTTAGAAGGTGTAGCACAATATGAAGTCAAGCTGCTGTTTTTCTATTTAGGTGCCAATTTCATTTCTCGTGAGGGCATTCTCCAAAGAGTCTATGCATTCAACTTTGGCTATTTGGACAAAAAGAACCGTCCTACAAggataaaccttgaacaatctGGCAACGGAATTGGGCTCAATGCCAGTCAAACACTGTCTTATTAGGAACATTCCGCTCATGTTTGGTGATGTAGTCCCAGAAGGTAACAGACACTGGTATTTACTATTGTTGCTGTTGCATATCATCAATATTTTATTTTCGCCCAGCATTACTGAGGGAATGACAATATTTTTGAAACATCTTATAGCAGAGCATCATGGTTTATTCAAAGAGCTGTATCCTCTAAAGAATCTCATTCCAAAGCATCACTTTATGATCCACTATCCTGAATGCATTCGCCAAATTGGTCCGTTGGTAAATGTGTGGACTATGAGATATGAAGCCAAACACAAGTTTTTTAAGTCCAGCATAAAAAACTTTAAGAACATAACCAAATCCCTTGCCAAGAAACACCAAATAGCTATTGCATATCACTGGGAATCCCTTGCCATCAAAGGCATAGAGGCTGGGCCTGTTAAAACAGAAATGTTGACTGATCTTGAAAATGGTGAAATTATTTCAAAACATTTCCAGCTTGATCTGTCTAGTGAAGTAAGTGTCACACCTTGGGTCAAATGTCAAGGTATTGAGTATCGTACCGGTCTTGTTGTCTGCTTAGACTTGATGGATGAGATACCAGTGTTTGGGCagattgtttgtatttttctgaTGAGAGCTGAAATTGATTTTTTGGTATTAGACATGGAAAGTATATTTGTTGAGCATCTTCATGCCTTTAATGTTGTTAAGCAGGATAGTCTTTCAGTCATCAAACCTGATTCACTGCAATTTCATAAGCCTTTCGATCTGCAAATGTCTGCAAGTGCCAATGACACCCTTTTTTATGTTGTCTTAGACAGCTATGTGCTGTAATTTGTATTTATCCCTCCACCCCATGGGTGTGTGAGGTCCAAAAAGGTTGTTTGTTGCCTGGCACGGCAGGCAACAAACAACCTTTTCGGACCTCCACTGCCATAGAGGGTTATTTTtgtacatatacatttttgCTGTTGAACAATATTGAATGTTGGTTGAATTGCATATTGTGAGAATTTGTGCATTGTGAACATTTGTCAGTCTTAAGAGACATGCCACCATTCAAATAAAGCACTTGGCATATATGTTATCTGGAATGATTTATTGGTCATTGTAACTTTTAACACCAGTTTGTTGTACATCATAATACCAATACACAACATTGACTCTAGATTAGTGTTCATTTTGAACTCCCAGAGGTGTTGAGGTTAATGCAAAATGCAACACCAGTATAATGTGCATTCAACACTAGCTcagtgtacatgtttaactcttAAAGGTGTTAAATGGGAGAAGATGTATCACTACTGTAGTGTTACTCTACACCAGAACAGTGTTGAATTGAAGATGCAGCCAACACTGTTAGTGTTGTTATTGGTGttggtgttcagtgttggtgttCACATCTTACACTCTTAGTGTTGGTATAGTAACACTGTGATAGTGTTATATTGTCAACACTTTGGAaagtgttaatttaacactTTGCTGGTGGTTTCAATATAAACTCTTTCATAGTGTTAAAATTAACTACATGGGTGTTGAATTTTAGATTTCAAATTTGCTGTGTGCTGTCTCTTGTTAAGCCACTATATTGTTTGCATTTGATTGATAGAATATGCAAAAGCACCGATTTATTATTAGAGGAGGAGtttcaaatgttttcattgTTCTGGGTGAATCAAGTTTAAAGGGCTGTTACATGAGGTTGTGTCtcgctggtattgttttcatCTTGTAAACTTGTGTGCACGGATTCCAATCTGCTCCCGACACCCTTTCACCCGGTGACACTCCGTCTGCAGTCACACCCTCAGCTGAATGAGACGTCTTATTTAAACTGGACGCTGGAGGGTGTAAACACAGCGACAAGCCTTAGGACATAATTTGCAAGAAACAGGAACTTTTTGAACCATCGCTTTATCAGCATATctcgaaaaaaaaaa is a genomic window of Pseudochaenichthys georgianus chromosome 4, fPseGeo1.2, whole genome shotgun sequence containing:
- the LOC117445500 gene encoding uncharacterized protein translates to MVNILVADMVQSEGRIPQRLTKEKYALGIVTLFPSLQDPHGKTGYEHFYDGQKGGGFLAWRLKSVQRATRLPVRSKDSRIEENGGPMLRREIGHCDDHPDEQRYQELISVMNHTNNREVIMKKMRDTLEYRQRLVHDPERSSTVLSVFPRLLDTKGLILQDFSLLFGSETPSKLLEKWPTSFQSKEWDSDMASILLPSALRSPQPAGRKKTQKISVAQAIDHLVVFHKVCGSPVGSPDEHLHETIWTRAKPYLLALRDHSKEAVGNFFILIDKKLIPCEGYHFLAGN